CGCTGCTGACCAGTAACGTGTTGCGGGTGGTGCCCCAGGTGGGCCAAGGCGGCGGCTTCGAGGCGGTGCGCGAGTTTATCGAGGAGCACTTGAGCGAAGACATCAGCGTCGAGCAACTGATGGCCGTGGCCAAGGTCAGCGAGCGTTCGCTGTATAGCCTGTTCGAGCGTCAGGTCGGCCTTTCGCCCCGTGACTATATGCGCCGGCGCAAGTTGGAACGGGTGCATGCGCGCCTGCAACTGACCAGCGCGCGTAGCGTGACCGAGGTGGCGCTGGACCATGGCTTTGTGCACTTGGGGCGTTTTTCCGAGGCCTATCGCAAACGCTTTGGCGAGCTGCCTTCGCAGACCTGGAAGCGCCATCGCTGAGCCGCTTGCGCCAGCCGGATACAGGTTTGCAGGAAGTGGATATTGGGGCAGGGGACGAACACGTACGGTGAGGGCGCCTGATACAAGAACAACGGAGGGCCTGCCCCATGACCAGTACACTCGACCGCCTCGCCGTACAACTGCGCGAGTCCGTCCAGGAAGACCCCGCGACCGGGGTGTTTCGCTGCCGCCGCGACATTTTTACCGACCCCGACCTGTTTGCCCTCGAGATCAAGCACATCTTCGAAGGCGGTTGGATCTACCTGGCCCATGAAAGCCAAGTAGCCGAGATCAACGACTACTACACCACCTGGATCGGCCGCCAACCGGTGGTCATCACCCGCGACCAGCAGGGCATCCTGCATGGCCTGGTCAACGCCTGTGCCCACCGTGGCGCCATGCTGTGCCGGCGCAAACAGGGGAACAAAGGCTCATTCACCTGCCCATTCCACGGCTGGACGTTCAGCAACGCCGGCAAGCTGCTCAAGGTCAAGGACGGGAAGACCGGTGCCTACCCGGACAGCTTCGACTGCGAGGGTTCCCACGACCTCAAGCGCCTGGCGCGCTTTGAAAACTACCGCGGCTTTTTGTTCGGCAGCCTCAGCGAGGCGGTGCCGGAACTGAGCGATTACCTGGGCGAAACCCGAGTCATCATCGACCAGATGGTCGACCAGGCGCCCCTGGGCCTGGAGGTGCTGCGCGGCAGTTCGTCCTATGTCTACGACGGCAACTGGAAGCTGCAGATCGAGAACGGCGCCGATGGCTACCACGTCAGCTCCGTGCACTGGAACTACTCGGCAACCATGGGCCGGCGCAATTACGAGGCCGAAGGCACGCGCACCGTCGATGCCAATGGCTGGTCGAAAAGCCTGGGCGGGGTCTACGCCTTCGATCATGGGCATATCCTGCTGTGGACGCGCCTGCTCAACCCCGAGGTGCGGCCGGTACATGCCCACCGCGCGGCATTGGCCGAACGCCTGGGCCAGGAACGCGCCGACTTTATCGTCGACCAGACCCGCAATCTGTGCCTTTACCCCAATGTGTACCTGATGGACCAGTTCTCCACGCAGATCCGCGTGGTGCGGCCGCTGGCGGTGGACAAAACCGAGGTGACGATCTATTGCATGGCGCCGATTGGCGAAAGCCCCCAGGAGCGGGCGACGCGGATCCGTCAGTACGAAGACTTCTTCAACGTCAGCGGCATGGGCACTCCAGATGACCTGGAAGAGTTCCGTGCCTGCCAGACCGGCTACCAGGGCGCGAGCACCTTGTGGAATGACCTGAGCCGGGGTGCCAAGCAGTGGGTCGAGGGGGCGGACGACAACGCCAGGGCCATGGGCATGCAGCCGCAACTGAGCGGGGTGAAGACCGAAGACGAAGGCTTGTTCGTACGCCAGCATGCGCATTGGGCCCAGAGCCTGCAGCGCGCGATCGAGCGTGAACAGCAAGGCCTGATCGCCAGCGACCGGGAGGTGCAGCCATGAGCCTGTCCCGTGAGCGCCTGCTGGACTTTCTCTACCGCGAAGCCCGCCTGCTGGATGACCGCCAGTGGGATGAATGGCTGGCGTGTTATTCCCCCAAGGCGCAGTTCTGGATGCCCGCCTGGGATGACTACGACACCCTCACCGAAGATCCGCACAGCGAAATCTCGCTGATCTTCTACCCCAGCCGTGACGGCCTGGAAGACCGCATCTTCCGCATCAAGACCGAGCGCTCCAGCGCCAGCACGCCCGAGCCACGCACCGTGCACATGCTGTGCAACCTCGAAGTGCTGGCCGACGATGGTGCCCAGGTCGAGCTGCGCTTCAATTGGCACACCCTCAGCCACCGCTACAAGACCACCGACAGCTACTTCGGCACCTCGTTCTATGCCTTGGATATACGCGGCGAGCAGCCGCTGATC
The Pseudomonas hygromyciniae genome window above contains:
- the benB gene encoding benzoate 1,2-dioxygenase small subunit, which produces MSLSRERLLDFLYREARLLDDRQWDEWLACYSPKAQFWMPAWDDYDTLTEDPHSEISLIFYPSRDGLEDRIFRIKTERSSASTPEPRTVHMLCNLEVLADDGAQVELRFNWHTLSHRYKTTDSYFGTSFYALDIRGEQPLITRKKVVLKNDYIHQVIDIYHI
- a CDS encoding Rieske 2Fe-2S domain-containing protein — translated: MTSTLDRLAVQLRESVQEDPATGVFRCRRDIFTDPDLFALEIKHIFEGGWIYLAHESQVAEINDYYTTWIGRQPVVITRDQQGILHGLVNACAHRGAMLCRRKQGNKGSFTCPFHGWTFSNAGKLLKVKDGKTGAYPDSFDCEGSHDLKRLARFENYRGFLFGSLSEAVPELSDYLGETRVIIDQMVDQAPLGLEVLRGSSSYVYDGNWKLQIENGADGYHVSSVHWNYSATMGRRNYEAEGTRTVDANGWSKSLGGVYAFDHGHILLWTRLLNPEVRPVHAHRAALAERLGQERADFIVDQTRNLCLYPNVYLMDQFSTQIRVVRPLAVDKTEVTIYCMAPIGESPQERATRIRQYEDFFNVSGMGTPDDLEEFRACQTGYQGASTLWNDLSRGAKQWVEGADDNARAMGMQPQLSGVKTEDEGLFVRQHAHWAQSLQRAIEREQQGLIASDREVQP